From a single Nematostella vectensis chromosome 3, jaNemVect1.1, whole genome shotgun sequence genomic region:
- the LOC116602174 gene encoding uncharacterized protein LOC116602174 has translation MLSQSDARFLAGFFPRVAFKSDVPLATTSKGVQTIVCERGFAEDFTPNTPSFHLILALLLIKQLSAAVQQVGDLDASYQVVEECRCHSSEASTLVSWEAGRRRMHRSS, from the exons AtgcttagccaatcagatgccAGGTTTTTGGCGGGCTTTTTCCCGCGCGTCGCGTTCAAAAGTGATGTCCCGCTCGCCACAACTTCAAAAGGAGTTCAAACCATTGTTTGTGAGAGGGGTTTCGCCGAGGATTTCACGCCAAATACACCCAGTTTTCATCTTATTTTAGCACTTCTGCTGATTAAACAACTATCTGCAG cgGTGCAGCAAGTAGGAGACTTGGATGCTTCTTACCAGGTGGTTGAGGAATGCCGTTGCCACAGTAGCGAAGCCAGCACACTGGTGTCTTGGGAAGCTGGTAGACGTAGAATGCACCGCAGTTCCTGA